From the Chitinophaga lutea genome, the window CGTGGGTTACGGATGATGAACTTCCTGGAGGGGATCACAAAGCCAAGCGACACTTCGTGCGAACCGTTCTGCTGGCTGGCCAGCTGGTTCAGCGTGAGGTCGAAGGCGTAGCCGATGCGCAGCTTTTCCGTGGCGTAAAACTCCACCATAGCGCTGGCCGCATCTACCTTCTCCAGGTCGCGGAACTGCTCTTTGCCCCAAAGGTTGATACTCGTTCTATAGGAGCCGCCTATCCACAAACGCTGGCTGATCAGCAGGAAGGCATTGAGGTCGATGCTGGTGGGACCTTTGAAATCTTCCTTGACCATCAGCGAGGGTTTGAGTTGCAGATTTTCAGACAGCGTGAACATGCCGCCGGTGGTCACGTACAGGTGCTGTGTTTTACGGATGGTCGCGTAGTTTTCGCCTTTCCAGGTGTAACGGGATGCATCCGTGTAGAGCGAGAACAGGTCCATCACGGACGCGCCGGCGTAAAAGTTCGGGGAATAATAGTACACCCCGAACCGCGCATCCGGTACCCACACGCTTTGTTTGCCGAGCGGGATGGTCATGTCGTCGTTATCCGTGTAACGCAGGGCCGTACCGTCGATGGCGTATTGCGTAACGCCCGCGCCGATGCCGAGGCAAAGGCGGCGGGTGTTGCCCGCGTCGAGAGGGATGCGGTAGGAATAGGAGCCGTAGAGTGACAGCGATTCCTGCGGGCCCAGCCGGTCGAACATCGCCTGGAGGCCAAGGCCCACCTTGTTATCTCTCCCTGTAGCGGCATCGGCCGATACGCCGCCGGTACGCGGTGCGCCGGGGAAACCGGCCCATTGATGGCGGTAGATCGCATTGAGGTAAAGGTCTTCTTTATAACCGGCATAAGCGGGGTTCACGCTCAGGCCGTTGAAGATGTACTGGCTGAACTGCACGTTCTGCTGGCCGTAGGAGGGAAGCACTCCCGCAGCGCACAATATGATGATGATAATACCTTTTTTCATGTGTTCGGTTTTTCAGGTTTAACGGAGGATGGTTACCCAGCCTTTGTATTTCTTAATCCCGTCGGGTTTCTGCACTTCGAGCACATAGAAATAGGTGCCTTCGTTCAGGCCCGAACCCGTCCAGTCGTTGCGGTAATTTTTGCTTTGATATACCATACCGCCCAGGCGGTTGTACACATATAAAGCGCCCTGGTATTTTTCGAGGCCGCCGACCACGAATTTCTCATTCCGGCCGTCGTTGTTCGGTGTGAATACGTTCGGGAAACTGAGGTCCTGGCCTTCCACCTCGAGCGTCAGGACCGCCGTGTTGTTGGTGGGGTCGGTGTCGGGGTTGCTGCTGGCTGCCGTCGCTTTCATCACCATCATGCCGCCTTCGGATATCCGGCTGGTGATTTCGAGCTGCGCGGTGGCGCCTGCTGCCATATCACCGATCGTCCAGCGTACCAGTTTATCGTCGGCCACTACATTCACGCCGCCCCTGTCCGCCAGTGTGCGGGTGGGCAATTCCAGTTGCACCGGCAGCGAATCCGTCACCACCGCGCCGTTAGCTACGCCGGTGCCGATATTGGTAACGGTGATACGGTAGGTGATATCCTGCCCGAGGCGATAGGGGCCTACGGACGGGTGCACCATGTCTTTCCGGATGGCGAGGTTGCCGGTGGCGATATCGTCGCTGGCGATGGTCACCGTGGCCTGTGCAGGCGTGCCGGCGGTGAAGGTGTAGGCGGTCGACTGTCCACCGGTGATGGTCAGCACCACGGTTTCGGGTGTTTCCACCTGCGTATCGTCCAGCACGTTCACCGGTACCTGCACGCTGCCTGCGCCAACGGGAATGGTGGCGCTGCCGGTGATAGCCATGTAATCGGTACCGGCCGTAGCGCTGCCGCCGATGCTGTATTGAACGGTGATGGGCCGGTCGTGCAGTTTGCCGCTTGGCAAGCTGATGGTAAAGCTGCCGTTGGTCGCGGGCTCTCCGGCGTTTGCCTGCGTGGCGCTCACCACCAGATTAAGGTTGGCATTATCGTCATCATTGATGCTCACAATGGCGCTGGCTGCTACGCCGGCAGTGAAAACAAGGCCGGGGGCCGTTCCGCCGGTCATCGTTACTGCAATATTTTCCGTGGACTCTATCCACTGGTCGTCCGTCACCACAACGGGTATATCCGCCGCGTTACTGCCCGCGGGTATCACTACGACGCCGGTTAACGCGGTGTAATCAGTGCCCGCGACAGCGCCGCCGCTAACGGTATATCGTGCGGTAACGTCGTTCTTCGCCGTTGTGCCTGCGGGCAGGCTTACCCTCAAACTACCACCGGTAGCCGGCTCTGCGGCATCTGTAATTTTCGCGACCGTCAGCACAAGGTTGCCCGGGTCGCTTTCATCGTCTTCAATCGTCAGCGTAGCGCCGGCGGCGGCCGTGGTGAAAGAGAGGCTGGTGCCCGTGGCACTGCTGAGCGTGGCGATCACCGTTTCCGCACCTTCGATGATGCGGTCGTCCGTCACGGATAACGGAATATCCACGCTATTTGTTCCGGCCGGTATTTGTACGTTGCCGGAGAGTGCCGTGTAGTCCGTGCCTGCTGTGGCCGTACCTGCAATGGTGTAATGCACGGTGATGATTTCCGGCGCCGTAACGCCCGCCGGCAGGCCGACGGTGAAGCGTCCGACCGTAGTCGGCTCCTTCGCATCCAGTTTTTTCGAGATACTGATGGTACGGTTGGCCGTGGTATTGTCGTCGTCCGCAATGTTGACCGTTACCGGCGAACCGGCTACCGTGAATGTATCCGTGGCGCTGGAGCCGAAGGAACCCGTGATAATGATGGTTTCTGCGGCTTCTATCTGCTGGTCGTCGATCACGCTCACAGGAACGGTTACGCTGTTCTGACCGGCAGGCATCACAACGGAGCCGCCCAGTGCCGTATAGTCCCCACCGGCTGTTGCAGTGCCGGCCACTGTATATGGTGTTGTAATGTTTGCAGCCGCCGTGATGCCTGCTGGGAGGCTAAGCCGGAAGCTGCCGTTGGTAGCCGGTTCCGAGCCGTCTGTAACTTTTGAGAGCGTGAGAATTTTATTGGCCGGCACATCCTCATCGTCCCAGATTGTAACATTTGCGTTGCCGGTTGCGGTAAATGTGAAGCCGGTGGAAGTCCCGCCCGTCAGCGTCGCGATCACCGTTTCCATTTCCTCGATGATACTGTCGTCTTTCACCGTTACGGGAATATCCACGCTGTTCGTGCCGGCGGGTATCTGCACGCTGCCGTTCAGCGCCGTGTAATCCGCACCGGATGCGGCGGTGCCGGTAGCCGTGTAGTGCACGGTAATGGCTTCGGATGATGTGATGCCGGCGGGAAGGCTGACCATAAAAGCGCCGTCCGTAGCAGGTTCCGATGCAACGGTTTTCCGGGTGATAGTCACCGTGCGGTTGGCGGCGGTATTGTCGTCGTCCGCGATGGTGGCGGATGCATTGGTACTGCCGGTGAATGTGAAGCTGGTGGAATTGCCACCCGCAAGCGTCATCGTCACGGTTTCATCGCCTTCGATGACCTGGTCGTTGCTGACGGTCACCGGCACGGTAACGGAGTTTTGTCCTGCCGGGATGACTGCGCTGCCTGTCAGGCTCGTATAGTCGGTGCCGGCGGTGGCGGTGCCTGTAATGGTGTAATTGGCCGTTACGTCCTCACCGGCCGTTATACCGGCCGGCAGGCTGATGGTAAAGCTCCCGTTCACCGCCGGTTCGGCGCCGTTGGCGGAGGAAACGGCCAACACCAGGTTCGCCGGAATATTATCATCGTCGCTGATGTTAATGACCGTTGTATAGCCGGTCGGATGCTGAATATAACCGAATGATGGCGAGGTGGCCGTATTCACCGTCATCTGTACACTTTCGGTGTTCTCGATCACCTGGTCGTCCACGGGTACCAGTGTGATATCGACGCTGTTGCTGCCTGCCGGTATCACGGCGGAGCCTGTCAGCGCCGTATAATCGGTGCCCGGTGTAGCCTCGCCGGTCATCGTATAGTTCACCGTAACGGGCTCGGCGCTGGTATAGCCTGTTGCGAGGGAAAGGCGGAACGTACCGTTGGTAGACGGTTCCGCGGAACTCTGTATGCTCGTTGCGCGCACCGTACGGTTGGCGATGGCGTTGTCTTCATCGGAGATGGTGACCGTGGCGAAGTTGGCGGTGGCATGCGGCGTAAACGCAAAAGAGGTGGAAGCGCTGTTGCCCACCGTCAGCCGTACATTTTCAGACACTTCTATCACTTCATCGTTGATCGTCGCTACCGTTACGTTCACGCCGTTGCTGCCCGCCGGTATGACGGTGCTGCCGCCAAGGGCCGTATAATCGTCGCCGGCAGTGGCGGTGCCCAGAATCGAGTAACTGACATTAATGGGCTCAGAACACGAATAACCGGCGGGTAGCGTAATACGGAATGTGCCGTTGGTAACCGGTTCCGCTGCATCGGCCGTTTTACTGACCTGCAGCACGCGGTTGGCGGGGAGGTTATCATTGTCTGTGATATCGGCGGTTGCGCTGCCTGCCGTGGGGCTGACCGTATAGGTCTTACCGCCGCCGGTGCCACCGGTGATGGTGAGTATCACCGTTTCTGCTTCTTCGATCACCTGGTCGTCGCCGATTGTGAGTGGTATGGACACGTCGGGCTGGCCGGCGGGGATCACGGCGGTGCCCGACAGGGCGGTATAGTCTGTGCCGCTGGTGGCCGTTCCGGTGATGGTATAATTCACCGTAACGTTTGCCGGCGCCGTCACACCCGCCGGCAAACGGATGGCGAACTTTGCGACGCCTGTGGAAGGTTCGCTGCCCGACGTGGCGACAACGTTCAGCACACGCTTTGCCGGATCGTCGTCATCGTCTATGATGATTGCGGCAGCCGCATTGCCGGGTGGCGGAGGAATGCCATAGGAGAAACTGTTACCGTCGACCGCAGTATTCAGCGTTAAAATGACCGTTTCATTGGGCTCTTCCTGCGCATCGTTGTTCACATAGAACGGCACTACCACATTGTTGAAATAGGCCGGCAGCAATGGCACCGCCATCGAATAATCCGTGCCGTTGATGGCTGTGCCCGATGGGCTCACGGACAGGAGTATGTTGGCCGAGGACGAGTAACCCGCCGGCAGGCTCACCACGAATGCGCCCTGGGTACCGGGCTCCGCGCCGTCGGCCACCTTTGTAACGGAGAGCAGCTTGTTGGCAGCGGCGCCGTCGTTGTCGGCGATATTAATGGTGATATCATCGTTTACAGGATCAGGGGGGAAGATGAACGCATTGCCCCCGCCGTCGGTCGCGCTGCCTGAAAGCAGCGTGATGGTGAACGTTTCCACCGGTTCTATGATCTGATCGTCGATCACGTTCAGATTCACCGCAACAGTGTTACTGTTGGCCGGGATAACGAGGTTGCCGATGAACTGGTAATCCTCCCCCTCGTTTCCGCTGCCGCTGATCCGGTAGCCCACCGTGATCGGCCAGGCCGATGTGGCCACTCCCGCAAGTTTGAGGGTGAATAT encodes:
- a CDS encoding Calx-beta domain-containing protein — its product is MKRASLFFVCLLFVAVPLRAFDITNPVNRVLSISKTSDAAEPYTTGIFRVSLPAGIITTEAITVNYSIAGTATPGPDYMALSGSVVIPAGRNGTDLSLNVRDDRVIEATEAVTITLIGGNSASYNFVVNPTGNNSTMSITDNDFSAENGVVRFTKISDAIEGGSNGQYRIALPPGVTSAGDVTLTITTAGTAQTTVDYTLLGLSGGKIVIPAGTNEVFVDVDASNDGIIEGPENVIMTLATVSHPAYPFTIDPAYKSGRVNIIDANAVSSTPLQVIAGSNASEPGGNSIFTLKLAGVATSAWPITVGYRISGSGNEGEDYQFIGNLVIPANSNTVAVNLNVIDDQIIEPVETFTITLLSGSATDGGGNAFIFPPDPVNDDITINIADNDGAAANKLLSVTKVADGAEPGTQGAFVVSLPAGYSSSANILLSVSPSGTAINGTDYSMAVPLLPAYFNNVVVPFYVNNDAQEEPNETVILTLNTAVDGNSFSYGIPPPPGNAAAAIIIDDDDDPAKRVLNVVATSGSEPSTGVAKFAIRLPAGVTAPANVTVNYTITGTATSGTDYTALSGTAVIPAGQPDVSIPLTIGDDQVIEEAETVILTITGGTGGGKTYTVSPTAGSATADITDNDNLPANRVLQVSKTADAAEPVTNGTFRITLPAGYSCSEPINVSYSILGTATAGDDYTALGGSTVIPAGSNGVNVTVATINDEVIEVSENVRLTVGNSASTSFAFTPHATANFATVTISDEDNAIANRTVRATSIQSSAEPSTNGTFRLSLATGYTSAEPVTVNYTMTGEATPGTDYTALTGSAVIPAGSNSVDITLVPVDDQVIENTESVQMTVNTATSPSFGYIQHPTGYTTVINISDDDNIPANLVLAVSSANGAEPAVNGSFTISLPAGITAGEDVTANYTITGTATAGTDYTSLTGSAVIPAGQNSVTVPVTVSNDQVIEGDETVTMTLAGGNSTSFTFTGSTNASATIADDDNTAANRTVTITRKTVASEPATDGAFMVSLPAGITSSEAITVHYTATGTAASGADYTALNGSVQIPAGTNSVDIPVTVKDDSIIEEMETVIATLTGGTSTGFTFTATGNANVTIWDDEDVPANKILTLSKVTDGSEPATNGSFRLSLPAGITAAANITTPYTVAGTATAGGDYTALGGSVVMPAGQNSVTVPVSVIDDQQIEAAETIIITGSFGSSATDTFTVAGSPVTVNIADDDNTTANRTISISKKLDAKEPTTVGRFTVGLPAGVTAPEIITVHYTIAGTATAGTDYTALSGNVQIPAGTNSVDIPLSVTDDRIIEGAETVIATLSSATGTSLSFTTAAAGATLTIEDDESDPGNLVLTVAKITDAAEPATGGSLRVSLPAGTTAKNDVTARYTVSGGAVAGTDYTALTGVVVIPAGSNAADIPVVVTDDQWIESTENIAVTMTGGTAPGLVFTAGVAASAIVSINDDDNANLNLVVSATQANAGEPATNGSFTISLPSGKLHDRPITVQYSIGGSATAGTDYMAITGSATIPVGAGSVQVPVNVLDDTQVETPETVVLTITGGQSTAYTFTAGTPAQATVTIASDDIATGNLAIRKDMVHPSVGPYRLGQDITYRITVTNIGTGVANGAVVTDSLPVQLELPTRTLADRGGVNVVADDKLVRWTIGDMAAGATAQLEITSRISEGGMMVMKATAASSNPDTDPTNNTAVLTLEVEGQDLSFPNVFTPNNDGRNEKFVVGGLEKYQGALYVYNRLGGMVYQSKNYRNDWTGSGLNEGTYFYVLEVQKPDGIKKYKGWVTILR
- a CDS encoding PorP/SprF family type IX secretion system membrane protein, producing the protein MKKGIIIIILCAAGVLPSYGQQNVQFSQYIFNGLSVNPAYAGYKEDLYLNAIYRHQWAGFPGAPRTGGVSADAATGRDNKVGLGLQAMFDRLGPQESLSLYGSYSYRIPLDAGNTRRLCLGIGAGVTQYAIDGTALRYTDNDDMTIPLGKQSVWVPDARFGVYYYSPNFYAGASVMDLFSLYTDASRYTWKGENYATIRKTQHLYVTTGGMFTLSENLQLKPSLMVKEDFKGPTSIDLNAFLLISQRLWIGGSYRTSINLWGKEQFRDLEKVDAASAMVEFYATEKLRIGYAFDLTLNQLASQQNGSHEVSLGFVIPSRKFIIRNPRYF